The following are from one region of the Pseudomonadota bacterium genome:
- a CDS encoding hemagglutinin repeat-containing protein, with protein sequence TNASGAAIGSSQAVNLNFSKTLKNKGKIQGDKTVNLTGGEIFNWGEIIGLLEKSIWNISWQVENRGKIQLNELDLQGRYAKLYQLTNHKDFVVIKNGKLTAQNIENNGILLSKKSLGLDADQMANAGTIDAKQKLTLKADSLHGGKEQKILSANCIDLELGQDYEHQGTLQAANLKFKGNNLTNKGVVRGTTRTNLDLSGNFKNEKGSTANLQGLTLNQYSHFFSNSGNLVLGHVDSLGRVSKFNNYSTGKVKLHDSQLKFDELYNSGKLTIERGVYDIHNISNKGRISFHDSWKVTFKDMNNQGNLNFAKSTKLTLGSDLTKFGHAKTKGDFTVKTKGNVDVDKFFKKSNINYSGTLHLKTKDYTHKGNLKLPGPLHMQVGNFTNEGLISALGLLNINSSGFVDNKQGKLYGGKGVDITAVGNIWNGQRGTGKGDFKYGLNGAFIVASYLDKNGQESGAGRNCPQVRLRSRNGSILNEYGRILSQGPLTLAARNIVRNKAGQIWGQAGGIVRARRFETMREDCGNHKQSWSKTQKSGRWTFTQSGVTNTPYEQSDAAAFEISNENGGSGNLYFDVEQFYLNGSRVQASGLIWDLRSNNNIDQDSTLPSYYQVHNSKTNEPGVLKGSNGVIINTGLLEVNGSVQGKKLQMTVRDFLLENIDNRRAKGPRTSVIVDLVKYFADLHVTDNGLFQDRGSSDTRSRYRIDATVPLAAGNEIDKNRIVCLDRRPQNSDRTRFTLFPLGVRMAVRDCASKLMGLQGLDSDLIDLLHRNAEGTGKEVISREELLSTLESMIVYDLEKIYDAHQHTGRDAKGYLEELRPFLLVSEKDQDPMNQDSGYMGAVGGNVDIHADNNATLRSGYMEGEEVDIDADNELLAETKKDVRIYSDGNTTTIEELACPQVTIHGRSKINLQGKKRNTEIGACLIAGKGGLHRSSKEGDLVSEVLKLTKTTHQTETKKGRRRLVGRSKTTTTTTTQTQKVVKNTHLSEGEITHKVNKRTGTIVQNGVDDIAQGDITYEGRRLQKQPVATVNSRHTSTQKKGVLRKGNSASYQEDVEIENDHISTPATVHLNLAEAEILGTTITADKVEDKTKGKLKIGMQKQEQKRWQTRSKKNAFGSAKTQTKGGAEVGSPSRINVNEWESPFGDTLTFESVIANIGRFVSKKKVITETTHLREWQETTSKTTGLRSSTFNHGCNGALLNCRKSLSQANDDGAKATAVMQAGSEGIKAAIDIANLLAGNYLAVLSRWTSVNLSSSKSKSSYMRQQACPNIINMDEAVFLGPKTHLEGKYKFKKLVVLSEKFSTAPMVNEERSEQQNRSKSVCGNPLTGGIPTVSSSKSSQRSTRTTHDQTEIDADEVFLRVDDLVFLGSNLKAKLFDAVVTGSLKIESVLDKFDSSVSSSSFSTSGDFSKMKKEQRHETLNKIAQIVGTEQFYLKVGETLLSRSGAYGLRPDGVIPQSLTTESGEQFYLRKMPNIGRTAKKLWQNNDCGFWGLLADTGAKDPRSAASTKLLAHKNSRKIRGLVAPEIREALLGGDLVNWSQEAEDLRERHSQVMQAIDQTARTVRERLQVAGPVEDLLNLDPENNNPVLDELRAQVHNLDKLWSEIKD encoded by the coding sequence CTAACTGGGGGGGAGATATTTAACTGGGGTGAAATCATTGGGTTGTTGGAGAAAAGTATTTGGAACATAAGTTGGCAAGTTGAAAACCGGGGTAAAATTCAGCTTAATGAGCTGGATCTGCAAGGTCGTTATGCAAAATTATATCAGTTAACAAATCATAAAGATTTTGTAGTGATTAAAAACGGCAAATTAACAGCACAGAACATTGAAAATAATGGCATTCTTTTGAGTAAAAAATCTTTGGGACTGGACGCAGACCAGATGGCTAATGCAGGAACCATAGATGCGAAACAAAAACTTACCCTGAAAGCAGATAGCCTGCATGGCGGGAAAGAGCAGAAAATTCTATCTGCAAACTGCATAGATTTAGAACTTGGACAAGACTATGAGCACCAAGGGACTTTACAAGCAGCAAATTTAAAGTTTAAAGGTAACAACCTAACCAACAAGGGGGTGGTCAGAGGTACAACCAGGACGAATCTGGATTTATCGGGAAATTTCAAAAATGAAAAGGGCAGTACGGCTAATTTACAGGGACTAACCCTGAATCAGTATTCACATTTTTTTAGCAATTCAGGCAACCTAGTTTTAGGACACGTTGACTCTTTAGGGCGGGTGAGTAAGTTTAATAATTATTCTACTGGCAAGGTTAAGCTTCATGATTCTCAATTGAAATTTGATGAGTTATACAATTCAGGCAAACTTACGATTGAACGCGGCGTTTACGATATTCATAATATTTCGAATAAGGGCCGGATTTCTTTCCACGATAGTTGGAAAGTAACGTTCAAAGATATGAACAACCAGGGGAATTTGAATTTTGCTAAAAGTACTAAGTTGACCCTTGGTTCTGATCTTACGAAATTTGGCCATGCAAAAACAAAAGGTGATTTTACAGTTAAAACTAAGGGCAATGTGGACGTTGACAAGTTCTTTAAAAAATCGAACATTAATTATTCCGGCACACTGCATCTTAAGACCAAGGATTACACTCATAAAGGAAACCTAAAGTTGCCAGGACCTCTGCACATGCAGGTTGGTAATTTTACCAATGAAGGTTTGATTAGTGCTTTAGGCTTACTCAACATAAATTCCTCAGGCTTTGTTGACAATAAACAAGGCAAACTTTATGGCGGTAAAGGTGTTGATATCACCGCAGTAGGCAATATCTGGAATGGTCAAAGAGGTACGGGCAAGGGTGATTTTAAATATGGCCTAAACGGTGCTTTTATTGTTGCATCTTATTTAGATAAAAATGGTCAAGAGTCTGGTGCGGGTAGGAACTGTCCTCAAGTACGCCTTCGTTCCAGAAATGGCTCAATTCTGAACGAATATGGCCGTATTCTCTCACAAGGTCCTTTGACTTTAGCAGCGAGAAATATTGTGCGCAACAAGGCCGGACAAATCTGGGGACAAGCTGGCGGTATTGTCAGAGCCAGAAGATTTGAAACGATGCGGGAAGATTGTGGAAATCATAAACAGTCTTGGTCTAAAACACAGAAAAGTGGACGGTGGACTTTTACACAGAGTGGAGTAACGAATACCCCTTACGAACAATCAGACGCAGCAGCTTTTGAAATTTCAAATGAAAATGGTGGCTCTGGAAATTTATATTTCGACGTTGAGCAATTTTATTTAAATGGCTCTCGAGTTCAGGCCAGTGGGCTTATTTGGGATTTACGATCGAATAATAATATCGATCAAGATAGTACGTTGCCGTCCTATTACCAAGTTCATAACAGTAAAACCAATGAACCAGGTGTCCTTAAAGGTAGTAATGGCGTGATCATCAACACTGGATTGTTAGAAGTCAACGGCAGCGTTCAAGGCAAAAAGCTCCAAATGACTGTCAGGGATTTTTTGTTGGAAAACATTGATAATCGGCGTGCCAAAGGTCCTCGAACTTCTGTGATTGTTGATCTGGTTAAATATTTTGCAGATCTGCATGTCACAGACAATGGCTTGTTTCAAGATAGAGGAAGTAGTGATACCCGCTCCCGTTATCGAATAGACGCAACGGTACCGTTGGCAGCAGGAAACGAAATAGATAAAAACAGGATCGTGTGTTTAGACAGGCGTCCGCAAAATTCAGACCGAACTCGTTTCACATTATTTCCTTTAGGGGTTCGTATGGCAGTTCGTGACTGTGCGAGTAAGTTGATGGGTTTGCAAGGGTTAGATTCAGATTTAATTGATCTATTACACCGTAACGCTGAGGGCACTGGCAAGGAGGTCATTAGTCGTGAAGAGTTATTGTCAACGCTAGAATCGATGATTGTGTATGATCTTGAAAAAATTTATGACGCCCATCAACATACCGGCCGCGATGCCAAGGGCTATCTTGAAGAACTCCGTCCTTTCCTGCTTGTCTCTGAAAAAGATCAAGATCCGATGAATCAAGATTCGGGTTATATGGGTGCTGTTGGGGGCAATGTAGATATCCATGCAGATAATAACGCCACATTGCGTAGTGGTTATATGGAAGGAGAAGAAGTTGATATAGATGCTGATAATGAGTTGTTGGCCGAGACAAAAAAAGATGTTCGGATTTACAGTGATGGCAATACGACAACGATTGAAGAGTTGGCTTGTCCGCAAGTTACGATTCACGGCCGCAGTAAAATAAACCTACAAGGAAAAAAGCGCAACACAGAAATTGGTGCCTGCTTAATCGCTGGAAAAGGAGGATTGCACCGCAGTTCAAAAGAGGGCGATTTGGTGAGTGAGGTACTGAAGCTGACAAAAACTACACATCAGACAGAGACAAAAAAGGGAAGAAGAAGGCTTGTCGGCCGTTCGAAAACCACGACAACCACAACGACCCAAACACAAAAAGTTGTAAAAAACACCCACCTTTCAGAAGGTGAAATTACTCATAAAGTAAACAAGAGAACAGGAACAATTGTGCAAAATGGTGTGGACGATATTGCCCAAGGGGATATTACCTACGAAGGTCGCAGGTTGCAAAAACAGCCAGTGGCGACAGTCAATAGCAGACACACTTCAACCCAAAAAAAGGGAGTGCTTCGTAAAGGCAACTCTGCATCTTATCAAGAAGATGTTGAGATCGAAAATGACCATATTAGTACACCTGCAACCGTTCATCTTAATTTGGCAGAGGCAGAGATACTTGGTACTACAATTACTGCCGATAAAGTAGAAGATAAAACGAAGGGAAAGCTCAAAATTGGGATGCAAAAGCAAGAGCAAAAACGCTGGCAAACCAGGAGCAAAAAGAATGCCTTTGGTTCAGCCAAAACCCAAACCAAAGGTGGAGCAGAGGTAGGTTCTCCCAGCAGGATAAACGTTAATGAGTGGGAAAGCCCTTTTGGTGATACGTTAACTTTTGAAAGTGTAATTGCCAATATTGGACGTTTTGTCAGCAAAAAGAAAGTCATCACAGAGACAACTCATTTGCGTGAATGGCAAGAAACCACCAGCAAGACCACCGGGCTTAGATCTTCAACATTTAATCACGGTTGCAACGGTGCTTTGCTGAACTGTCGCAAGAGTCTCTCACAAGCTAATGATGATGGTGCAAAAGCGACCGCCGTGATGCAAGCAGGGTCAGAGGGTATTAAAGCTGCAATAGACATTGCCAATTTGCTAGCTGGCAATTACCTAGCTGTCTTGTCACGTTGGACCTCCGTCAACTTAAGTAGCTCTAAGAGCAAGAGTTCTTATATGCGCCAACAAGCGTGCCCCAATATAATTAACATGGATGAAGCAGTGTTTTTAGGGCCGAAAACCCACCTTGAGGGCAAATACAAGTTTAAGAAATTGGTAGTATTGTCAGAAAAATTCTCTACAGCACCAATGGTCAATGAAGAAAGAAGCGAGCAACAAAATCGCAGTAAATCGGTCTGTGGTAATCCACTAACCGGAGGAATTCCGACCGTATCCAGTTCTAAATCTTCGCAACGCTCAACTCGCACCACCCATGACCAAACCGAGATTGATGCCGATGAGGTGTTCTTACGGGTTGATGATTTGGTGTTCCTTGGTAGCAACCTCAAGGCCAAGCTATTTGATGCTGTGGTGACTGGTTCTTTGAAAATAGAATCCGTGTTAGATAAATTTGACAGCAGTGTTTCAAGCAGTTCCTTTTCAACATCTGGTGACTTTTCCAAGATGAAGAAAGAACAACGCCATGAGACCTTGAATAAGATCGCGCAAATAGTGGGCACCGAGCAGTTTTATCTCAAAGTCGGAGAAACCTTGCTGAGTCGTTCTGGAGCTTATGGTCTTCGTCCAGACGGTGTAATTCCACAAAGCCTGACAACAGAGTCAGGAGAACAGTTTTACCTCAGGAAAATGCCCAATATCGGCAGAACAGCTAAAAAGCTTTGGCAGAATAATGA